Proteins encoded within one genomic window of Halodesulfovibrio sp. MK-HDV:
- the ilvC gene encoding ketol-acid reductoisomerase has translation MKVYYEQDTNLELLKDQTVAIIGYGSQGHAHAQNLRESGINVVVGQRPGGANYDLAKSDGFEPMSAADASAQADIIMILLPDQYQSTVFENDIKPNLKAGNSLVFAHGFNIHFAQIVAPKDVDVFMVAPKGPGHLVRRTYTEGGGVPCLFAVHQDASGKAQEKALAYAEGIGGARSGIIETTFAEETETDLFGEQAVLCGGISALIKAGFETLCEAGYQPEIAYFECLHETKLIVDLLYEGGLANMRNSISDTAEYGDYVTGPRIITEETKKEMKRVLEDIQQGRFARDFILESQANYPFFSATRRIEAAHQIEEVGGRLRGMMPWLQK, from the coding sequence ATGAAGGTTTATTACGAACAGGACACCAACTTGGAACTCCTGAAAGATCAGACTGTAGCAATCATTGGCTACGGTAGCCAGGGGCATGCACATGCTCAGAACCTTCGCGAGTCTGGTATTAATGTTGTTGTCGGGCAGCGCCCTGGCGGAGCAAACTATGACTTAGCAAAATCTGACGGCTTTGAGCCGATGTCTGCTGCAGATGCATCTGCACAGGCAGATATCATCATGATTCTACTCCCGGATCAGTACCAGTCTACTGTCTTTGAGAACGACATTAAGCCGAACCTCAAAGCTGGTAACTCACTTGTCTTTGCACATGGTTTTAATATTCATTTTGCTCAGATCGTAGCCCCGAAAGACGTTGATGTTTTCATGGTTGCCCCTAAAGGCCCAGGCCATCTCGTACGCCGTACCTACACCGAGGGTGGTGGCGTTCCTTGTTTGTTTGCTGTCCACCAAGACGCATCAGGCAAAGCACAAGAGAAGGCTTTAGCTTACGCTGAAGGCATTGGCGGCGCACGTTCCGGCATTATCGAAACAACTTTTGCTGAAGAGACAGAAACTGACCTCTTTGGTGAACAAGCTGTTCTTTGTGGCGGTATTTCCGCACTTATTAAAGCTGGTTTTGAAACTCTTTGTGAAGCTGGCTACCAGCCAGAAATCGCTTACTTTGAGTGTCTGCACGAGACAAAACTGATCGTAGACCTGTTGTATGAAGGTGGTCTTGCCAACATGCGCAACTCCATCTCTGATACTGCAGAGTATGGTGATTATGTAACAGGCCCTCGCATTATCACCGAGGAAACCAAAAAAGAAATGAAACGAGTTCTGGAAGATATCCAACAGGGTCGTTTTGCACGTGACTTCATTCTTGAGTCTCAGGCAAACTACCCATTCTTCTCTGCTACTCGTCGTATCGAAGCTGCTCATCAGATCGAAGAAGTTGGCGGACGCCTGCGTGGCATGATGCCTTGGCTTCAGAAATAA
- the ilvN gene encoding acetolactate synthase small subunit, whose amino-acid sequence MRHVLSVLVENEPGVLSRISGLFSGRGFNLDSLNVAPVLEEGVSLMTVVTRGDQQIIEQIVKQLRKLVTVIKVTDMQDSTTVEREMALIKLNATESSRAEILRIVDIFRCKVVDVSLDELTLEVIGDHGKVEAVIALLDRFGIKEIARTGTVALRRSMQPEK is encoded by the coding sequence ATGAGACATGTATTATCCGTACTTGTAGAAAACGAACCGGGCGTTTTATCCCGTATTTCCGGCTTGTTCAGCGGTCGCGGTTTTAACCTCGATTCTCTGAACGTAGCACCAGTGCTTGAAGAGGGTGTCTCTTTGATGACCGTTGTAACACGCGGTGATCAGCAGATTATTGAGCAAATTGTTAAGCAATTGCGCAAGCTTGTTACAGTCATTAAAGTGACTGATATGCAGGACAGCACAACTGTAGAGCGCGAGATGGCGTTGATAAAACTCAATGCAACCGAATCTAGCCGCGCAGAAATTCTACGTATTGTAGATATTTTTAGATGCAAAGTCGTTGATGTCAGCCTAGATGAACTAACGCTGGAAGTCATTGGCGATCATGGTAAAGTAGAGGCTGTCATTGCCCTACTAGACCGTTTTGGCATTAAAGAAATCGCACGCACTGGTACCGTCGCACTACGACGCTCCATGCAACCTGAGAAATAA
- the ilvB gene encoding biosynthetic-type acetolactate synthase large subunit: MEYSGARILLESLKKENVDVLFGYPGGAVLDIYHELSNHHDLKHVLVRHEQGAVHAADGFARATGKVGVCLVTSGPGATNTVTGIATAYADSIPLVVLTGQVPTPLIGNDAFQEVDIVGITRPCTKHNYLVQDVSQLAATIKEAFHVARSGRPGPVLVDIPKDVQSQMHAFHYPERIKMRSYNPTYKPNNNQVRRAIELLSEAKRPLIFAGGGVISSNSAEELGTLARSMQVPVTGTLMGLGAFPGDDPLWLGMVGMHGTYPANKAVSNADVILAVGARFDDRVTGKLSSFAAAAKIIHIDIDPTSIRKNVEVEVPIVGDCKLALQGLVKVQQTEFADVDWAAQYHDWNEQIKEWAGTHPVRYHKEDSLKPQHVVETIFELTKGDAIISTEVGQNQMWTAQFYQFRQPRTLLTSGGLGTMGYGFPAAIGAQMAFPDKLVIDIAGDGSIQMNSQELMTAVSHKLPVKIVVLNNCFLGMVRQWQELFYDRNYCSTCMDAQPDFVKLAEAYGAEGYRVTDPAKLKETLKAAFESPLPCIVDVRVEAEENVYPMVPAGASLEEMLLV, from the coding sequence ATGGAGTATTCTGGGGCCAGAATCCTGTTAGAAAGTTTAAAAAAAGAGAATGTAGACGTTCTCTTCGGGTATCCGGGCGGTGCGGTTCTTGATATTTATCACGAACTGTCCAATCATCACGATTTGAAACACGTGCTGGTTCGCCATGAACAGGGTGCAGTACACGCAGCTGATGGATTTGCAAGAGCTACCGGCAAAGTCGGTGTATGCCTTGTAACATCAGGACCGGGAGCAACAAACACTGTTACCGGTATTGCAACTGCGTATGCTGACTCTATTCCGTTAGTGGTTCTAACAGGTCAGGTTCCAACTCCTCTTATTGGAAACGATGCTTTCCAAGAGGTTGATATTGTAGGAATAACACGTCCTTGCACCAAGCATAACTACTTGGTGCAAGACGTGTCTCAACTTGCAGCAACTATCAAGGAAGCATTTCACGTGGCTCGTTCCGGCAGACCGGGGCCAGTTCTCGTTGACATTCCAAAGGATGTTCAGAGCCAGATGCACGCGTTCCATTATCCGGAACGTATTAAGATGCGTAGTTACAACCCAACGTATAAGCCGAACAATAACCAGGTTCGACGGGCAATTGAGCTTTTAAGCGAAGCAAAACGTCCGTTAATTTTTGCTGGTGGCGGCGTTATTTCCTCTAATTCTGCTGAAGAATTGGGAACACTTGCTCGTTCTATGCAGGTACCGGTAACAGGTACCCTTATGGGCTTAGGCGCGTTTCCGGGAGATGATCCGTTATGGCTTGGTATGGTCGGCATGCACGGCACGTACCCAGCAAACAAGGCTGTGAGTAATGCAGATGTTATCTTAGCTGTGGGAGCACGCTTTGATGACAGGGTTACAGGTAAACTTTCTTCGTTCGCGGCAGCGGCAAAGATTATTCATATTGATATTGATCCGACTTCAATTCGGAAAAATGTTGAAGTTGAAGTGCCGATAGTAGGGGACTGCAAACTTGCTTTGCAGGGTCTTGTTAAGGTGCAGCAGACAGAATTCGCCGATGTTGACTGGGCGGCTCAATACCATGATTGGAATGAGCAGATCAAAGAGTGGGCTGGTACGCACCCAGTGCGGTACCACAAAGAGGACTCTTTGAAGCCGCAGCATGTTGTCGAAACAATTTTTGAGCTGACCAAAGGTGATGCCATCATCAGTACTGAAGTTGGTCAGAACCAGATGTGGACAGCACAGTTCTATCAGTTCCGTCAGCCGAGAACTTTGCTGACATCAGGCGGTCTTGGCACAATGGGGTATGGTTTTCCTGCTGCCATTGGTGCACAGATGGCCTTCCCTGATAAACTGGTAATTGATATTGCTGGCGACGGGTCTATTCAAATGAATAGTCAGGAGCTTATGACTGCTGTAAGCCATAAATTGCCAGTAAAAATTGTTGTGTTGAATAACTGTTTCCTCGGAATGGTTCGCCAATGGCAGGAACTGTTCTATGATAGAAACTACTGTTCAACATGCATGGATGCACAACCTGATTTTGTTAAGCTTGCTGAAGCGTACGGTGCGGAAGGGTACAGAGTAACTGACCCTGCTAAACTGAAAGAAACGCTGAAGGCTGCTTTTGAATCACCACTTCCATGTATTGTGGATGTGCGTGTAGAGGCAGAAGAGAATGTGTACCCAATGGTTCCTGCTGGAGCCTCTCTTGAAGAAATGTTGCTGGTGTAG
- a CDS encoding DUF465 domain-containing protein — protein sequence MEVRDVELLEKHLPHDDTLKALWDEHVLFEKQLDQLESKSILTSQEKVSLRELKKQKLDGKTKIQIMLDRYRELEM from the coding sequence ATGGAAGTACGTGACGTAGAATTACTCGAGAAACACTTGCCCCATGATGATACCCTCAAGGCGCTTTGGGATGAGCACGTCTTATTTGAAAAGCAGTTAGATCAACTTGAGAGCAAATCAATTTTAACCTCACAAGAAAAAGTTTCTTTGCGTGAGCTTAAGAAACAGAAATTAGACGGTAAAACTAAGATTCAAATAATGCTTGATCGATACAGGGAATTGGAGATGTAA
- a CDS encoding YggT family protein, protein MEIVAMNFIVGIAEVLNAVLSIYFWVVIISALLSWVNPDPYNPIVRMLHNLTEPAFYRIRKWLPFTYFNGLDLSPVVLLLAIQFVQIFVIRSMYQLAGAIH, encoded by the coding sequence ATGGAGATTGTTGCTATGAATTTTATAGTAGGGATTGCTGAAGTTTTAAATGCAGTCTTAAGTATATATTTTTGGGTCGTTATCATTTCTGCACTTCTATCATGGGTCAATCCTGATCCGTACAACCCAATAGTGCGTATGTTACATAATCTTACAGAACCGGCATTTTACCGCATTCGTAAGTGGTTGCCGTTTACCTATTTCAACGGGCTAGATCTATCTCCCGTTGTATTGTTGCTTGCAATTCAGTTTGTACAGATTTTTGTTATCCGTTCCATGTACCAACTTGCCGGAGCTATTCACTAG
- a CDS encoding HAD family hydrolase: protein MNFTPELLDDMFPNGLGGLIFDCDGVMFDTRACNIGYYNQVLDVLDMPPLTAEQEDVAHYSSVMGFYEAIVPKEKHHLIPEAQKQVNYIKTVLPLMTPELGLYELLETAVELGIKLAVFTNRSNTMEMVLEQHDMNEFFHPVMTAAKVESKPHPEGALEIMKVWHETSDRVVFIGDSIVDEEAAKRAGIPFWAYKNAKLRGIHIDDFDRVKETLIEWCNQPKL from the coding sequence ATGAATTTTACGCCAGAATTATTAGACGACATGTTTCCGAACGGGCTTGGTGGTCTCATCTTTGATTGTGACGGAGTGATGTTTGACACACGTGCTTGTAATATTGGATACTATAATCAGGTACTTGATGTTTTAGATATGCCTCCGTTGACCGCCGAACAGGAAGATGTGGCGCATTATTCCTCAGTGATGGGATTTTATGAAGCCATAGTGCCGAAAGAGAAGCATCATCTGATTCCTGAGGCACAAAAGCAGGTTAACTACATCAAGACTGTCCTACCGCTTATGACGCCGGAACTCGGCTTATATGAGCTTTTAGAGACGGCTGTAGAGCTTGGTATTAAGCTTGCGGTATTTACAAACCGTTCTAACACCATGGAAATGGTACTAGAACAGCATGATATGAATGAGTTCTTTCATCCTGTGATGACTGCTGCTAAGGTGGAGAGCAAGCCACACCCTGAGGGCGCACTTGAAATTATGAAAGTGTGGCACGAAACTTCTGACAGGGTTGTATTCATTGGTGACAGTATCGTCGATGAAGAAGCGGCAAAAAGAGCCGGAATTCCATTTTGGGCGTATAAAAACGCTAAGTTACGTGGTATTCATATCGATGATTTTGACAGAGTTAAAGAAACGCTTATCGAGTGGTGTAACCAGCCTAAATTATAG
- a CDS encoding rhodanese-like domain-containing protein has protein sequence MERIVIISSGLAGAKTAARIKRQAPSAEVNLLVPIEVEEGSKEGVFGKCNPMVHVSSVLLDAKQLSVLPMASMELDFENKTVHASSPQGSIPIRYTTLIMEIDAAPRLPRAIRGAQNVIPWPLEQAGLVDEWLESYKPKTAVVYGGAHAMSLIDPLVAAGVSVTWARSECAEFDPEFWHVVSNKVEAGAEGKVRVVPMTETAVTPELNAEGDVRALACGSEVVEGDVFFWADTPRAVHPIIAEQGIDLDPSGFISVNEDFSCGLDGVHLFGSAVAVKRTEVAGKSNAPFEASSVDSLIAQGRVLSAIALEQPVTWTGSCATSRYQAADCVVFRTGLTQNEATVAGYDPEFVMFDAAPVLAGIAAKAVVKMVCDKATGVVLGAQVCGALDAGWIDGVAAGTAVALASNMTVQALSCVDMAAGGMMLNKAASMLSNKLEERIFGISPAELIASREAGAKFFVLDLRDQIAWRNGHIEDAYNIPFTQLKKRLQDEVPRFTPLVIVSHNSDIPYSIACYLYGLGAKSLYVLDGGMELWPYDLVKG, from the coding sequence ATGGAACGTATTGTTATTATAAGTTCTGGTCTTGCAGGTGCAAAGACCGCTGCGCGCATTAAAAGGCAGGCTCCGTCTGCTGAGGTAAACCTACTTGTTCCTATTGAAGTTGAAGAAGGTTCCAAAGAGGGTGTATTTGGAAAATGCAACCCTATGGTACACGTTTCATCTGTTTTGCTTGATGCTAAACAGCTTAGCGTGCTTCCGATGGCTTCCATGGAATTAGATTTTGAAAACAAAACCGTTCACGCTTCTTCCCCGCAGGGCAGTATTCCAATCCGCTACACTACGCTGATTATGGAAATTGATGCGGCACCAAGATTGCCTCGTGCTATTCGTGGAGCACAGAATGTTATTCCTTGGCCACTTGAACAAGCAGGTCTCGTGGATGAATGGCTGGAAAGCTACAAGCCGAAGACTGCTGTAGTCTACGGCGGCGCTCATGCAATGTCCCTTATTGATCCGCTTGTTGCTGCTGGCGTATCTGTAACGTGGGCTCGCTCCGAATGTGCAGAGTTCGATCCGGAATTCTGGCATGTGGTGAGCAACAAAGTTGAAGCTGGTGCAGAGGGCAAAGTTCGTGTTGTCCCTATGACAGAGACGGCAGTGACTCCGGAATTAAACGCAGAAGGTGATGTTCGTGCATTAGCCTGCGGTTCTGAAGTTGTTGAAGGCGATGTTTTCTTCTGGGCCGATACTCCTCGTGCTGTGCATCCAATTATTGCAGAGCAGGGCATTGACCTTGATCCTTCCGGTTTCATCTCTGTTAATGAAGATTTTTCATGCGGACTTGATGGGGTACATCTTTTCGGTTCAGCTGTTGCTGTTAAACGTACTGAAGTGGCTGGGAAGTCAAATGCTCCTTTCGAAGCGAGCTCTGTGGATTCCCTTATCGCTCAGGGGCGTGTGCTGAGTGCTATTGCACTGGAACAGCCTGTAACATGGACTGGTAGTTGTGCTACTTCCCGCTATCAGGCAGCAGACTGCGTTGTTTTCCGTACTGGTCTTACTCAGAATGAAGCAACTGTTGCCGGTTACGATCCGGAGTTCGTTATGTTTGACGCAGCTCCAGTTCTTGCAGGTATTGCTGCTAAAGCTGTTGTTAAGATGGTCTGTGACAAGGCGACCGGTGTCGTGCTTGGTGCACAGGTTTGCGGCGCACTTGATGCCGGTTGGATAGATGGTGTAGCCGCGGGCACAGCTGTAGCACTTGCCAGCAATATGACCGTACAGGCGCTTTCCTGCGTTGATATGGCCGCTGGCGGTATGATGTTGAATAAGGCTGCTTCAATGCTTTCTAACAAGCTTGAAGAGCGTATTTTTGGCATTTCTCCTGCCGAATTGATTGCTTCACGTGAGGCGGGGGCTAAGTTCTTCGTTCTTGATCTGCGTGACCAGATTGCATGGCGTAACGGACATATTGAAGATGCTTACAACATACCGTTCACTCAGCTTAAAAAGCGTTTGCAGGACGAAGTTCCGCGCTTTACCCCATTGGTGATTGTAAGCCATAACTCTGATATTCCGTATTCCATAGCCTGTTACCTTTATGGTCTCGGCGCAAAAAGCCTTTATGTACTTGATGGCGGCATGGAATTATGGCCGTACGATCTCGTTAAAGGATAG
- a CDS encoding twin-arginine translocase TatA/TatE family subunit yields the protein MFGIGIPELLVILVLVLLVFGANKLPEIGGGLGRAIKNFKKATNEPDEIDVTPSSEKKKDED from the coding sequence ATGTTCGGTATCGGTATTCCAGAATTATTAGTTATTCTTGTCCTCGTCCTACTCGTCTTCGGAGCGAATAAGCTTCCTGAGATCGGTGGCGGACTTGGCCGTGCCATTAAAAATTTCAAAAAGGCGACTAATGAGCCTGATGAAATCGATGTCACTCCATCTTCCGAAAAGAAGAAAGACGAAGACTAG
- the purM gene encoding phosphoribosylformylglycinamidine cyclo-ligase, protein MSEDRSRAYTEAGVDINAGNALVDRIKHVVADTHTKGVLSDIGGFGGLFKPDLSGMEEPVLVSGTDGVGTKLKLAFMFDKHDTVGIDLVAMSVNDILVQGAKPLFFLDYFATGKLDVDKAEQVVAGVAAGCRKSKMALLGGETAEMADMYEEGEYDLAGFCVGIVDNANIVDGSNIRVGDAIIGIGSTGVHSNGYTLVRKIFEESGLSGDDMMPGTEEPVSEVLLKPTAIYTEAVGVLMRDFNLKGMVHVTGGGFYDNIPRVLPKSVRASISFGSWDILPVFNWLKEQGELSWPEMLQIFNCGIGYAIIVSAQEKDEVMSRLEAMNQDAWVIGSIEKRDDLEAEQVNIVFA, encoded by the coding sequence ATGTCTGAAGATCGTTCAAGAGCGTATACCGAAGCAGGTGTTGATATTAATGCAGGAAACGCCCTTGTTGATAGAATTAAACACGTTGTAGCTGATACCCATACGAAAGGTGTGCTTTCGGATATTGGCGGCTTCGGTGGCTTATTCAAACCGGATCTGTCGGGTATGGAAGAACCAGTACTCGTGTCCGGAACCGATGGTGTTGGAACTAAGCTCAAGTTAGCCTTCATGTTCGACAAGCATGATACTGTAGGTATCGACCTTGTTGCCATGAGCGTTAATGATATTCTGGTTCAGGGTGCAAAGCCACTCTTTTTCCTTGATTATTTCGCCACAGGTAAACTCGATGTGGATAAAGCCGAGCAGGTAGTAGCGGGCGTTGCGGCTGGTTGTCGTAAGTCTAAAATGGCACTGCTTGGCGGTGAGACCGCAGAAATGGCGGATATGTATGAAGAAGGCGAGTACGACCTTGCTGGATTCTGTGTTGGTATTGTAGACAATGCTAACATTGTAGACGGATCCAATATTCGTGTCGGTGATGCGATTATTGGTATTGGCTCTACCGGTGTCCATTCTAATGGATACACTCTCGTACGTAAAATTTTTGAAGAAAGTGGACTTTCCGGCGACGATATGATGCCGGGTACAGAAGAGCCCGTTTCTGAAGTTTTGCTTAAACCAACCGCAATTTATACAGAAGCTGTAGGCGTGCTCATGAGGGACTTCAATCTCAAGGGTATGGTACATGTGACCGGCGGTGGTTTCTACGATAACATTCCACGTGTGCTTCCAAAGTCCGTACGTGCATCTATCTCTTTTGGTTCTTGGGATATTCTTCCAGTGTTTAACTGGTTGAAAGAACAGGGCGAATTGAGCTGGCCGGAAATGCTGCAGATATTTAACTGTGGTATCGGATATGCGATTATTGTCAGTGCTCAAGAGAAGGATGAAGTTATGTCCCGTCTTGAAGCAATGAATCAGGATGCCTGGGTTATCGGCAGCATTGAAAAGCGCGATGATCTGGAAGCAGAACAGGTTAATATAGTTTTTGCATAA
- the amrS gene encoding AmmeMemoRadiSam system radical SAM enzyme — MHPAKLWRPLGESDGSAPTNVQCRLCSHFCKIKPDNIGICGVRKNVNGKLYTLVYDRVAAANLDPIEKKPLYHFLPGTNTFSFGTVGCNLACSFCQNYSLSTTPRLTGNITGQLTRPEQIVALALESGAKSISYTYSEPTVFFELVVETAKLAIDHGLKNVLVSNGFQSPECLAELKDLIHACNIDLKAATESFYHNICGAHIRPVLRNLKTIRQMGWWLEVATLLVPKENDAKEELETLACFINDELGSDTPWHITRFHPTYKMQDHIATPIETLEQAAAIGKKAGLNYVYVGNIQGHNGRDTQCPSCGCTVIHRKGYTAAKNDYSNCPSCKAHIAGVWSTHDSR, encoded by the coding sequence ATGCATCCTGCCAAACTATGGAGACCCCTGGGTGAATCAGACGGTTCTGCGCCTACCAATGTTCAGTGCAGACTATGCAGCCACTTTTGCAAAATCAAGCCGGACAATATCGGCATCTGCGGTGTGCGCAAGAACGTTAACGGCAAGCTGTACACCCTTGTATACGACAGAGTAGCAGCCGCCAATTTAGATCCTATTGAAAAAAAGCCTTTGTACCATTTCCTACCCGGAACCAACACGTTTTCATTCGGGACTGTAGGATGCAACTTGGCGTGTTCATTTTGCCAGAACTATTCGCTCTCAACAACGCCTCGACTAACAGGTAACATTACAGGGCAACTTACAAGACCAGAACAAATTGTGGCACTAGCACTTGAATCTGGCGCGAAGTCCATTTCGTACACGTACTCTGAGCCAACTGTATTTTTCGAACTCGTGGTCGAAACTGCAAAACTTGCTATTGATCATGGGTTAAAAAATGTTCTGGTATCCAATGGGTTTCAATCACCTGAATGCCTTGCAGAGCTGAAAGACCTTATTCACGCCTGCAATATAGATCTTAAAGCCGCCACAGAATCCTTCTACCATAACATTTGCGGAGCACATATTCGTCCAGTTCTGCGCAATTTAAAAACTATTCGTCAAATGGGTTGGTGGCTGGAAGTGGCAACCCTGCTTGTGCCAAAAGAAAATGATGCCAAAGAAGAACTCGAAACCCTTGCCTGTTTTATTAATGATGAACTCGGCAGTGACACCCCGTGGCACATCACCCGATTCCATCCGACATATAAAATGCAAGACCACATTGCGACTCCAATAGAAACTTTAGAACAGGCCGCAGCTATTGGCAAAAAAGCCGGTCTCAATTATGTGTACGTAGGAAACATCCAAGGACACAACGGGCGCGACACACAATGCCCTTCGTGTGGCTGCACAGTCATACACCGCAAGGGGTACACTGCAGCCAAGAACGATTATTCTAACTGTCCGTCCTGCAAGGCACATATCGCAGGCGTATGGAGTACTCATGATTCTCGTTAA
- a CDS encoding cob(I)yrinic acid a,c-diamide adenosyltransferase: MILVNTGNGKGKTTASVGQAIRALGQEHTVAFGQFMKRDNQAGEQYMLRKLLGDLFFAPGDGFLTKPEQFPKHRASSEKLIWWAKERILDVDMLILDEALYALSSKLITREELEELVALARNNDTHLVLSGRNAPQWLIDEADLVTEMTEVKHHYKAGIPAQKGIEF; the protein is encoded by the coding sequence ATGATTCTCGTTAATACCGGAAACGGTAAGGGAAAAACAACAGCATCTGTCGGCCAGGCCATTCGCGCACTGGGACAGGAACACACAGTGGCATTCGGTCAATTTATGAAGCGGGACAATCAGGCTGGCGAGCAGTACATGCTGCGCAAGCTATTGGGCGATCTCTTCTTTGCACCGGGCGATGGCTTTTTGACTAAGCCGGAACAATTTCCAAAGCATCGGGCAAGTTCTGAAAAACTTATCTGGTGGGCAAAGGAACGGATTCTGGACGTTGATATGCTTATTCTCGATGAAGCGCTCTACGCTCTTTCCTCTAAACTTATTACACGTGAAGAGCTGGAAGAATTAGTAGCATTAGCAAGGAATAACGACACCCACTTAGTACTTTCAGGTAGAAATGCTCCACAGTGGCTTATTGATGAAGCAGACCTTGTTACCGAGATGACAGAAGTTAAGCATCATTATAAAGCGGGCATCCCAGCACAAAAGGGAATAGAATTTTAA
- a CDS encoding DUF554 domain-containing protein has translation MILPLGSLFNVACIVIGGTCGLAIGGRLPERVRNIVFSGLGLCTLIIGVQMGMQSKNLLVLVFSILLGSITGELLNLEKLLTRGADKLKKVVKSNNSKFTDGFVSTSVLFCIGSMAILGSFEEGLRGEHTILFAKSILDGFAAMAFAATYGVGVLFSAIPVFIYQGSLTEFATYLQPIMTDSMMTELTATGGALIIGIGISLLELRTISLTNMLPALLFAPIFAYFFG, from the coding sequence GTGATTCTTCCACTCGGTTCACTTTTCAATGTTGCCTGCATTGTCATTGGGGGTACATGCGGACTTGCGATTGGCGGTCGATTACCTGAACGGGTACGCAATATTGTTTTTTCCGGTCTTGGGCTATGCACTCTCATCATTGGTGTTCAAATGGGTATGCAAAGCAAAAACCTTTTGGTTCTTGTATTCAGCATACTTCTTGGTTCCATCACCGGAGAATTGCTCAATCTAGAAAAGTTACTCACACGCGGCGCAGACAAACTAAAAAAAGTCGTCAAATCAAATAATTCAAAATTTACAGACGGCTTTGTTTCTACCTCAGTACTTTTTTGCATCGGTTCAATGGCAATTCTTGGATCATTTGAAGAAGGGCTTCGCGGCGAACATACAATTTTATTCGCCAAATCCATTCTTGATGGATTCGCAGCCATGGCATTTGCCGCTACCTACGGCGTCGGCGTGCTGTTTTCCGCTATTCCCGTTTTCATTTATCAGGGCAGCCTTACTGAGTTTGCTACATATTTACAGCCTATCATGACAGACAGCATGATGACGGAACTCACAGCCACCGGCGGCGCGCTTATTATCGGCATTGGCATCAGCCTGCTTGAACTCCGCACCATCTCGTTAACAAACATGCTTCCTGCTCTACTTTTTGCACCAATATTCGCTTACTTTTTTGGTTAG
- the pcp gene encoding pyroglutamyl-peptidase I, giving the protein MDTILVTGFGPYGNTPVNPANQSAEALDGQIIAGVRVVGVEAPSYWFKCIDTVVSAIEKHNPVMVIMLGEFGGRAMLTIERIAQNINDSTRYGLHDNDGLTQQGEPVVPGGPAAYYATLPLRAMVLAMRKAGFPADISDAAGTLMCNHLMYGVIHHVESNKLPIRAGWIHLPALPEVAATDAFLGSPSMSLDTTVGGLKVAIQAAIEHKLDVDMPVRSCWQI; this is encoded by the coding sequence ATGGATACAATTTTGGTGACTGGCTTTGGGCCTTACGGCAATACGCCTGTGAATCCCGCCAATCAATCAGCCGAGGCTTTAGATGGTCAAATCATTGCTGGCGTTCGTGTTGTAGGTGTGGAAGCCCCGAGCTACTGGTTCAAATGCATCGACACAGTAGTCAGTGCTATTGAAAAACATAATCCAGTGATGGTCATAATGCTGGGTGAATTTGGCGGTAGGGCAATGTTGACGATTGAACGAATCGCTCAGAACATAAATGATTCTACCCGGTATGGATTGCATGATAATGACGGACTGACGCAACAGGGAGAGCCAGTCGTGCCGGGTGGACCTGCAGCATATTACGCCACGCTGCCGTTACGGGCTATGGTGCTGGCAATGCGTAAAGCGGGATTTCCTGCGGATATTTCTGATGCGGCTGGAACCTTGATGTGTAATCATCTTATGTATGGTGTAATACATCATGTCGAATCGAATAAGCTCCCTATAAGGGCAGGGTGGATACATTTACCTGCACTGCCAGAAGTGGCTGCTACGGATGCTTTTCTTGGGAGCCCGAGTATGTCGTTGGATACCACTGTTGGCGGTCTTAAGGTTGCCATACAGGCCGCAATTGAACATAAACTAGATGTAGATATGCCTGTGCGTTCCTGCTGGCAGATCTGA